In a genomic window of Anomalospiza imberbis isolate Cuckoo-Finch-1a 21T00152 chromosome 5, ASM3175350v1, whole genome shotgun sequence:
- the BID gene encoding BH3-interacting domain death agonist, translated as MSSAVRELTRAIPSDMEQEKAMLVLAMLLTKKIVNTVPSLLCRVVNTTLNYMNQQFHNYIVEMLGE; from the exons ATGTCCAGCGCAGTGAGAGAGCTTACGCGAGCCATCCCCTCAGACATGGAACAAGAGAAGGCCATGTTGGTGCTAGCAATGCTCTTGACTAAGAAAATTGTGAATACGGTGCCCTCCCTTCTATGCCGTGTCGTTAACACCACTCTGAACTACATGAACCAGCAGTTCCACAACTACATTGTTGAAATG CTGGGTGAGTGA